The Spirochaetaceae bacterium genome includes a window with the following:
- a CDS encoding Gfo/Idh/MocA family oxidoreductase → MATALRLGVIGYGRRIHGLVGGAFREVEPDLSLVGVVDPDMQGSRARIHELGPRTAGEVGFYEDVSALLREARPDAVAIGTRCNLHTPYAVELARAGLPLFLEKPVAISMEQAIALERAYENGAAPVVVSFPLRVSPLCELARGYLADGAVGEPVHVSAVNYVPYGTVYWEQPYRDYDITGGLFLQKATHDFDYLMYLLGQPITRVAATATRGRVFGGDKAAGLWCSRCDETATCPESPENRRRNGSGGDPGDHACVFSVDSGSGPRSNEDCSSALLEFGDGSHGVYTQVFFARRDAARRGATVSGYLGTVDFDWYAGELHRVRHHAPFSATERAAGGAAHFGGDLELARNFFAVVREGAASRAPIETGIQSAYACLAARESAVSGAFVAVRQVGQTARASAAVDG, encoded by the coding sequence ATGGCAACGGCACTGAGGCTCGGCGTGATTGGCTACGGACGCCGCATCCACGGTCTGGTCGGGGGTGCGTTTCGCGAGGTGGAGCCGGATCTGAGCCTGGTGGGCGTGGTGGATCCCGACATGCAGGGTTCGCGCGCCCGCATCCACGAACTCGGGCCGCGGACCGCGGGGGAAGTGGGCTTCTACGAAGACGTTTCGGCGCTGCTGCGCGAGGCGCGGCCGGACGCGGTGGCCATCGGCACGCGCTGCAATCTGCATACCCCGTACGCCGTGGAGCTGGCCCGGGCCGGCCTGCCGCTGTTTCTGGAGAAGCCGGTGGCGATCTCCATGGAGCAGGCGATCGCCCTGGAGCGTGCCTACGAGAACGGCGCCGCGCCGGTCGTGGTGAGCTTCCCGCTGCGCGTGTCGCCCCTGTGCGAGCTGGCGCGCGGCTACCTCGCGGACGGCGCGGTGGGCGAGCCGGTGCACGTGAGTGCCGTCAACTACGTGCCGTACGGTACCGTGTACTGGGAGCAGCCCTACCGCGACTACGACATCACCGGCGGCCTGTTCCTGCAGAAGGCCACCCACGACTTCGACTACCTGATGTACCTGCTCGGCCAGCCGATCACGCGCGTCGCCGCGACGGCAACCCGAGGCCGCGTGTTCGGCGGCGACAAGGCGGCCGGGCTGTGGTGTTCGCGCTGCGACGAGACCGCAACCTGCCCGGAGAGCCCCGAGAACCGGCGCCGCAACGGCAGCGGCGGCGACCCGGGAGACCACGCCTGCGTGTTCAGCGTCGACTCCGGGAGCGGGCCGCGCAGCAACGAGGACTGCTCGAGCGCCCTGCTGGAATTCGGCGACGGCAGCCACGGCGTGTACACCCAGGTGTTCTTCGCCCGCCGCGACGCCGCCCGCCGCGGCGCCACCGTCAGCGGCTACCTCGGCACGGTGGACTTCGACTGGTATGCCGGCGAGCTGCACCGGGTGCGGCACCACGCGCCGTTCAGCGCCACTGAGCGCGCCGCCGGCGGCGCCGCCCACTTCGGCGGCGACCTGGAGCTGGCACGCAACTTCTTCGCCGTCGTGCGCGAAGGCGCGGCGTCGCGTGCGCCCATCGAAACCGGTATCCAGTCCGCCTACGCCTGCCTGGCCGCGCGCGAGTCGGCCGTCTCCGGCGCCTTCGTCGCCGTTCGCCAGGTAGGCCAGACAGCGCGGGCCAGCGCGGCCGTCGATGGCTGA